The Agromyces hippuratus genome has a window encoding:
- a CDS encoding GH1 family beta-glucosidase: MADAATPDTTAETLAFPQGFRWGAATAAFQIEGSTSAGGRGESIWDVFTRTPGLVIDGSNAELAADSYRRYRDDVALLAGLDADDYRFSISWPRVQPGGTGPANEAGLAYYDRLVDELLTAGIAPVPTLYHWDLPQELEAAGGWLNRDTAYRLADYAGLVVDRLGDRVQRWITLNEPAMTTLQGYALGSQAPGHALMMGSLPTAHHQLLAHGLAVAAIRERGDAEVGITNNHTLMVPASDAPADQFAAGAFDLIYNRIFADPVLTGAYPDLSGFGLEAMPGLEDGDLELIGAPIDFYGINFYNPTLVAAPREGSEFAAAGLPFEPVEFENVPTTGFDWPIMPETFTELLVSFARDYGDRLPPVVITENGASFPDEVVGGAVTGAVHDERRIDYVDRHITAVRHAIDQGVDVRGYYLWSLTDNFEWAEGYTQRFGLVHVDFETGERTPKDSYAWYRDRIAASR, translated from the coding sequence ATGGCCGATGCCGCCACCCCCGACACCACGGCCGAGACGCTGGCCTTCCCGCAGGGATTCCGCTGGGGCGCCGCCACGGCGGCCTTCCAGATCGAGGGATCGACGAGCGCGGGCGGCCGCGGCGAGTCGATCTGGGACGTCTTCACCCGCACGCCCGGCCTCGTGATCGACGGCTCGAACGCCGAACTCGCCGCCGACAGCTACCGGCGCTACCGCGACGACGTCGCGCTGCTCGCGGGCCTCGACGCCGACGACTACCGCTTCTCGATCTCGTGGCCGCGCGTGCAGCCCGGCGGCACGGGCCCGGCGAACGAGGCGGGGCTCGCGTACTACGACCGTCTCGTCGACGAACTGCTCACCGCGGGCATCGCGCCGGTGCCGACCCTCTACCACTGGGATCTCCCGCAGGAGCTCGAGGCCGCCGGCGGCTGGCTGAACCGTGACACCGCCTACCGCCTCGCCGACTACGCGGGGCTCGTGGTCGACCGGCTCGGCGACCGGGTGCAGCGCTGGATCACCCTCAACGAGCCCGCGATGACGACCCTGCAGGGCTACGCGCTCGGCAGTCAGGCCCCGGGCCACGCGCTCATGATGGGTTCCCTGCCGACCGCCCACCACCAGCTGCTGGCGCACGGTCTCGCCGTCGCGGCGATCCGCGAGCGCGGCGACGCCGAGGTCGGCATCACGAACAACCACACGCTGATGGTGCCGGCATCGGACGCCCCCGCCGACCAGTTCGCGGCCGGCGCCTTCGACCTGATCTACAACCGCATCTTCGCCGACCCCGTGCTCACGGGCGCGTACCCCGACCTCTCGGGCTTCGGCCTCGAGGCGATGCCGGGCCTCGAAGACGGCGACCTCGAGTTGATCGGCGCGCCGATCGACTTCTACGGCATCAACTTCTACAACCCGACCCTGGTGGCGGCGCCGCGCGAGGGCTCTGAGTTCGCGGCGGCCGGCCTGCCGTTCGAGCCCGTCGAGTTCGAGAACGTTCCGACCACGGGCTTCGACTGGCCGATCATGCCCGAGACGTTCACCGAGCTGCTCGTCTCGTTCGCACGCGACTACGGCGACCGGCTGCCTCCCGTCGTGATCACCGAGAACGGCGCGTCGTTCCCCGACGAGGTCGTGGGCGGTGCGGTGACCGGCGCCGTGCACGACGAGCGGCGCATCGACTACGTCGACCGGCACATCACGGCGGTGCGGCACGCGATCGACCAAGGCGTCGACGTGCGGGGCTACTACCTGTGGTCGCTCACCGACAACTTCGAGTGGGCCGAGGGGTACACGCAGCGATTCGGACTCGTGCACGTCGACTTCGAGACCGGCGAGCGCACCCCGAAGGACTCGTACGCCTGGTACCGCGACCGCATCGCGGCGTCGCGCTAG
- a CDS encoding aminotransferase class V-fold PLP-dependent enzyme, giving the protein MTVTEQFATREAVRRAPATQATATDAAARPRPAGPGPLAVLADEGLEVPVLGGRFVRHVNLDVAASAPALEVVAQQVTRVLPYYASVHRGSGYPSQLSTSLVEDARLAVARHVGARDDDLVVFTRNTTDALNLLAGAVPGDTVVLDLEHHANLLPWRSRRLVEGRATIAATLDALDAELARTPAALLSVTGASNVTGEVLPIDRLAEIAHARGARIAVDAAQLLPHRRVDVAASGIDYLAFSGHKAYAPFGAGALVGRSDWLDAAPAYLAGGGAVDAVRVDGVDWKHGVERHEAGTPNVIGAVALARALAELDRLGDDARHDHEQALTRRLHEGLAAQQGVRVLSGFGDGFGDRLGIATIELERGSVGLLAAALGAEHGISVRAGRFCAHPFFERTATRANGLRASLGAGSSADDVDRFLDALATLIADGPAHAYDRSPEGWCPRVDDRPRPDFALA; this is encoded by the coding sequence GTGACGGTCACCGAGCAGTTCGCGACGCGCGAGGCCGTGCGCCGTGCGCCGGCGACGCAGGCGACGGCGACGGACGCCGCGGCTCGGCCCCGCCCCGCCGGCCCCGGCCCGCTCGCGGTCCTCGCCGACGAGGGTCTCGAGGTGCCCGTGCTCGGCGGCCGGTTCGTGCGGCACGTGAACCTCGACGTCGCCGCGTCGGCGCCCGCGCTCGAGGTCGTGGCGCAGCAGGTGACGCGCGTGCTGCCGTACTACGCGAGCGTGCACCGCGGCTCGGGGTACCCGTCGCAGCTGTCGACCTCGCTCGTCGAAGACGCGCGGCTCGCGGTGGCCCGTCACGTCGGCGCCCGCGACGACGACCTCGTGGTCTTCACCCGCAACACGACCGACGCCCTGAACCTGCTCGCCGGCGCCGTGCCCGGCGACACCGTGGTGCTCGACCTCGAGCACCACGCCAACCTGCTGCCCTGGCGCTCGCGCCGGCTCGTCGAGGGGCGGGCGACGATCGCCGCGACCCTCGACGCCCTCGACGCCGAACTCGCCCGCACGCCGGCCGCGCTGCTGTCGGTGACCGGTGCGTCGAACGTCACCGGCGAGGTGCTGCCCATCGACCGGCTCGCCGAGATCGCGCACGCCCGCGGCGCGCGCATCGCCGTCGACGCGGCGCAGCTGCTGCCGCACCGCCGGGTCGACGTCGCGGCATCGGGCATCGACTACCTCGCATTCTCGGGTCACAAGGCGTATGCCCCCTTCGGCGCCGGCGCCCTCGTCGGCCGGTCCGACTGGCTCGACGCCGCCCCCGCCTACCTCGCCGGCGGCGGGGCCGTCGACGCGGTGCGGGTCGACGGGGTCGACTGGAAGCACGGGGTCGAACGCCACGAGGCCGGCACCCCCAACGTCATCGGCGCCGTCGCGCTCGCCCGCGCGCTCGCCGAGCTCGATCGGCTCGGCGACGATGCGCGGCACGACCACGAGCAGGCGCTCACCCGGCGGCTGCACGAGGGGCTCGCAGCACAGCAGGGGGTGCGCGTGCTCAGCGGGTTCGGCGACGGGTTCGGCGACCGCCTCGGCATCGCGACGATCGAACTCGAACGCGGCTCCGTCGGCCTCCTCGCCGCGGCGCTCGGTGCGGAGCACGGCATCTCGGTGCGCGCCGGACGGTTCTGCGCGCACCCCTTCTTCGAGCGCACGGCGACCCGGGCGAACGGCCTCCGTGCGAGCCTCGGCGCCGGCAGCTCGGCCGACGACGTCGACCGGTTCCTCGACGCGCTGGCGACGCTCATCGCCGACGGCCCGGCCCACGCCTACGACCGCTCGCCCGAGGGCTGGTGTCCGCGCGTCGACGACCGCCCTCGCCCCGACTTCGCCCTCGCTTGA
- a CDS encoding PucR family transcriptional regulator produces MQPTVQTLLDRPELALGLLTAPSGLPDGALAARVVWAHSSDLADPTPFLDAGHVLLTTGTQFGDDAEAGFAAAYVERLRQTGVAALGFGTEVIREGMPESLVEACAAQGLPLFEVPYRVPFIAIARTVADLIAEDAYARQAWALNAQRAISLAALRPDGLSATLAELSHRLGAWVGLIDATGSLDREAPADGLGQPLLGEVVGEARSMLRRGQRASRTLLAGESTASPQRMTLQTLGGGGALRGVLAIGDSPELDQAGREVVTSVIALAGLALEQNRDLDRARGHLRSGLLRGILAGDLTLAERVATEMWGPLPSAPMRIAVTDAPLTAVDRLTELLELRVEERGGRLFFGRDDEQFVLVLEEADSGLADELAAEFDLPVGLSDPVGTGGIALAHEQALRAVERARESGSGVVHFDEISRQGVLAFLARTDARAVALATLAPLTEHDAESGTALLTTTRTWLEHGGQFDATAQALGVHRHTVRSRIALAERLLGRDLSGFHARADLWAALLAVD; encoded by the coding sequence GTGCAGCCGACCGTGCAGACCCTGCTCGACCGCCCCGAGCTCGCACTCGGCCTGCTCACCGCTCCGTCCGGCCTGCCCGACGGCGCGCTCGCCGCACGCGTCGTGTGGGCGCACAGCTCCGACCTCGCCGACCCCACCCCGTTCCTCGACGCCGGGCACGTGCTGCTGACGACCGGCACGCAGTTCGGCGACGACGCCGAGGCCGGCTTCGCCGCCGCCTACGTCGAGCGGCTGCGCCAGACCGGCGTCGCCGCGCTCGGCTTCGGCACCGAGGTGATCCGCGAGGGCATGCCCGAGTCGCTCGTCGAGGCGTGCGCCGCGCAGGGGCTCCCCCTCTTCGAGGTGCCCTACCGGGTGCCGTTCATCGCGATCGCCCGCACGGTCGCCGACCTCATCGCCGAAGACGCCTACGCGCGACAGGCCTGGGCGCTGAACGCGCAGCGCGCGATCTCGCTCGCGGCACTGCGACCCGACGGGCTCTCGGCCACGCTCGCCGAACTCTCCCACCGCCTCGGCGCCTGGGTCGGGCTCATCGACGCGACCGGGTCGCTCGACCGCGAGGCGCCGGCCGACGGCCTCGGCCAGCCGCTGCTCGGCGAGGTCGTCGGCGAGGCTCGCTCGATGCTCCGCCGCGGGCAGCGCGCCAGCCGCACGCTGCTCGCCGGCGAGTCGACCGCATCACCGCAGCGCATGACCCTGCAGACGCTCGGCGGCGGCGGGGCGCTCCGCGGGGTGCTCGCGATCGGCGACTCCCCCGAGCTCGACCAGGCCGGCCGCGAGGTCGTCACCTCGGTGATCGCGCTCGCGGGGCTCGCCCTCGAGCAGAACCGCGACCTCGACCGGGCACGCGGCCACCTGCGGTCGGGGCTGCTCCGCGGCATCCTGGCCGGCGACCTGACGCTCGCCGAGCGGGTCGCGACCGAGATGTGGGGGCCGCTGCCGTCGGCGCCGATGCGCATCGCCGTGACGGATGCCCCGCTCACCGCCGTCGACCGACTGACCGAGCTGCTCGAGCTGCGCGTCGAGGAGCGCGGCGGCCGGCTCTTCTTCGGCCGCGACGACGAGCAGTTCGTGCTCGTGCTGGAGGAGGCCGACTCCGGTCTCGCCGACGAGCTCGCCGCCGAGTTCGACCTGCCCGTCGGCCTCTCCGACCCCGTCGGCACGGGCGGCATCGCACTCGCCCACGAGCAGGCGCTGCGCGCGGTCGAGCGGGCCCGCGAGTCGGGCTCGGGCGTCGTGCACTTCGACGAGATCAGTCGCCAAGGAGTGCTGGCGTTCCTCGCCCGCACCGATGCCCGCGCCGTCGCGCTCGCGACCCTCGCCCCGCTCACCGAGCACGACGCCGAGAGCGGCACCGCCCTGCTCACGACGACCCGCACCTGGCTCGAGCACGGCGGCCAGTTCGACGCCACCGCGCAGGCGCTCGGCGTGCACCGGCACACGGTGCGCAGCCGCATCGCCCTCGCGGAGCGGCTGCTCGGCCGCGACCTCTCGGGCTTCCACGCCCGGGCCGACCTGTGGGCGGCGCTGCTCGCCGTCGACTAG
- a CDS encoding bile acid:sodium symporter family protein: MTTIGLPVALGIIMFGLGLSLTPGDFARVAKHPKAVIIALVCQLLLLPALCLGLVMVFQLPPVLAVGMMLLAASPGGTTANLYSHLFRGDVALNISLTAINSVLAVFTLPLITNLAIAYFLPGDDGLGLQLAKVVEVFAIVLLPVVLGMLVRWWRPGFADRMDKPVRIASVVILVIVIAGAIVSNLELLLENFGSLAAITVLFCVLSLTIGYLVPRLLRVGPAQSIASSFEIGIHNATLAIVIAQTVIGSVEMSLPAAVYGVLMFFVALGFGFLIRRRGPAPERADAAADAMPAARAEAGEPAS; the protein is encoded by the coding sequence TTGACCACCATCGGACTCCCCGTCGCCCTCGGCATCATCATGTTCGGGCTCGGACTCTCACTCACCCCGGGCGATTTCGCGCGGGTGGCGAAGCATCCGAAGGCGGTGATCATCGCCCTCGTCTGCCAGCTGCTCCTGCTGCCGGCGCTCTGCCTCGGGCTCGTGATGGTCTTCCAGCTGCCGCCGGTGCTCGCGGTCGGCATGATGCTGCTCGCCGCGTCGCCCGGCGGCACGACGGCGAACCTCTACAGCCACCTGTTCCGCGGCGACGTCGCCCTGAACATCTCGCTCACGGCCATCAACTCGGTGCTCGCCGTCTTCACGCTGCCGCTCATCACGAACCTCGCGATCGCGTACTTCCTGCCCGGTGACGACGGACTCGGGCTGCAGCTCGCCAAGGTCGTCGAGGTGTTCGCGATCGTGCTGCTGCCCGTGGTGCTCGGCATGCTCGTGCGCTGGTGGCGCCCGGGCTTCGCCGATCGCATGGACAAGCCCGTGCGCATCGCCTCCGTCGTGATCCTCGTGATCGTCATCGCCGGCGCGATCGTGTCGAACCTCGAGCTGCTGCTCGAGAACTTCGGCAGCCTCGCAGCGATCACCGTGCTCTTCTGCGTGCTGAGCCTGACGATCGGCTACCTCGTGCCGCGCCTGCTGCGCGTCGGGCCCGCCCAGTCGATCGCGAGCTCGTTCGAGATCGGCATCCACAACGCGACGCTCGCGATCGTGATCGCCCAGACCGTCATCGGCAGCGTCGAGATGAGCCTGCCCGCCGCGGTCTACGGCGTGCTGATGTTCTTCGTGGCGCTCGGCTTCGGCTTCCTGATCCGCCGGCGGGGCCCGGCACCCGAGCGAGCGGATGCCGCGGCAGACGCGATGCCCGCCGCCCGGGCCGAAGCGGGGGAGCCCGCGAGCTGA
- a CDS encoding FBP domain-containing protein, with protein sequence MQPLDEKDVRSLFGNANASELEQLALPVRFFVTEWAPLDAFGWRDPRIPSRGYLVTELEGMPAGIVLRAADRTGSHHRAAICNLCHTHQPGDQVELFSARRAGAAGERGDSIGTYICADLACQETVRLGRPPAPSEVLPSAHELERIEGLARRTRAFVAEVLGVG encoded by the coding sequence ATGCAGCCGCTCGACGAGAAGGATGTCCGCTCGCTCTTCGGCAACGCGAACGCATCCGAGCTCGAGCAGCTCGCGTTGCCCGTGCGCTTCTTCGTGACCGAGTGGGCGCCGCTCGACGCCTTCGGGTGGCGAGACCCCCGCATCCCGTCGCGCGGCTACCTCGTCACCGAGCTCGAGGGGATGCCCGCGGGCATCGTGCTCCGGGCCGCCGACCGCACCGGGTCGCACCATCGGGCCGCCATCTGCAACCTCTGCCACACGCATCAGCCGGGCGACCAGGTCGAGCTGTTCTCAGCCCGCCGTGCGGGCGCGGCCGGCGAACGCGGCGACAGCATCGGCACCTACATCTGCGCCGACCTCGCCTGTCAGGAGACCGTGCGCCTCGGCCGACCGCCTGCGCCGTCGGAGGTGCTGCCGAGCGCGCACGAACTCGAGCGCATCGAGGGGCTCGCGCGCCGCACGCGGGCGTTCGTCGCCGAGGTGCTCGGCGTCGGCTGA
- a CDS encoding NtaA/DmoA family FMN-dependent monooxygenase (This protein belongs to a clade of FMN-dependent monooxygenases, within a broader family of flavin-dependent oxidoreductases, the luciferase-like monooxygenase (LMM) family, some of whose members use coenzyme F420 rather than FMN.), translating into MTRLIIGAMIRAIGAYPSGWRYPGAHRDPRGDAAVLRRAAEVAEAARLDYLFFGDWLATGHDLEYHDPYLVARVDPISAITYLAGVTSRIGLIATANTSYSDPYTLARATASVDLLSGGRAGLNLVTGAEPRAAANHGVDFHTANEARYDRAVEFEIVLRRLWDSFDDDAIVADASSGVYLDPQKLHAADFHGEHLSVTGPLNVPRPVQGHLPIVHAGISPRSRLFAAQSADLALVAVGDREQAIAIREELRSLAFESGRDDRTLKVIAPVLPIVGETREHAQSIADELSELVQIAEDWPGGPPPAFPSNRSLAQLSLLVGVDLAGLSPDRSVTPPLVAEFSAAGQELVEIVAERTGRSPSSERPPTLRHLVVAASVNASMIVGTADDIAAEFEAWGDAGAVDGFNVLSAVQPQQFEAFAFQVVPELQRRGLLPTEYEGATLREHLGLARPESVHAAGDPVAAAGQRHGSRGRLASARRHP; encoded by the coding sequence ATGACACGACTCATCATCGGCGCGATGATCAGGGCCATCGGCGCGTACCCCTCGGGGTGGCGGTACCCGGGCGCGCACCGCGACCCCCGCGGCGATGCGGCGGTGCTGCGTCGCGCCGCAGAGGTGGCCGAGGCGGCGAGACTCGACTACCTGTTCTTCGGCGACTGGCTCGCGACGGGGCACGACCTCGAGTACCACGACCCCTACCTCGTCGCCCGGGTCGACCCGATCTCGGCGATCACCTACCTCGCGGGCGTCACCTCCCGCATCGGGCTCATCGCGACCGCGAACACGAGCTACTCCGACCCGTACACGCTCGCCCGCGCGACGGCGTCGGTCGACCTGCTCTCGGGCGGCAGGGCCGGCCTCAACCTCGTCACGGGCGCCGAGCCGCGCGCCGCCGCGAACCACGGCGTCGACTTCCACACCGCCAACGAGGCGCGCTACGACCGCGCGGTCGAGTTCGAGATCGTGCTGCGGCGCCTCTGGGATTCCTTCGACGACGACGCGATCGTCGCGGATGCCTCGAGCGGCGTGTACCTCGACCCGCAGAAGCTGCACGCCGCCGACTTCCACGGCGAGCACCTCAGCGTGACCGGTCCGCTCAACGTGCCGCGCCCGGTGCAGGGCCACCTGCCGATCGTGCACGCGGGCATCTCGCCGCGGTCGCGGCTGTTCGCCGCGCAGAGCGCCGACCTCGCGCTGGTCGCCGTCGGCGATCGAGAGCAGGCGATCGCGATCCGCGAGGAGCTGCGCTCGCTCGCCTTCGAGTCGGGCCGCGACGACCGCACGCTGAAGGTCATCGCGCCCGTGCTGCCGATCGTTGGGGAGACGCGGGAGCACGCCCAGTCGATCGCCGACGAGCTCAGCGAGCTCGTGCAGATCGCCGAGGACTGGCCGGGCGGCCCGCCGCCGGCGTTCCCGTCGAACCGTTCGCTCGCACAGCTCTCGCTGCTCGTGGGGGTCGACCTCGCCGGGCTCTCGCCCGACCGTTCGGTCACGCCGCCCCTCGTCGCCGAGTTCAGCGCCGCCGGGCAGGAGCTCGTCGAGATCGTCGCCGAGCGCACTGGGCGGAGCCCCTCGAGCGAGCGACCGCCGACCCTGCGGCATCTCGTCGTCGCGGCATCCGTCAACGCCTCGATGATCGTCGGCACCGCCGACGACATCGCCGCCGAGTTCGAGGCGTGGGGCGACGCGGGGGCCGTCGACGGGTTCAACGTGCTCTCGGCCGTGCAGCCGCAGCAGTTCGAGGCGTTCGCGTTCCAGGTCGTTCCGGAGCTGCAGCGGCGGGGGCTCCTGCCGACCGAGTACGAGGGCGCGACGCTCCGCGAGCACCTCGGACTCGCCCGGCCCGAGAGCGTGCACGCGGCCGGCGACCCGGTGGCCGCCGCCGGGCAGCGGCACGGGTCGCGCGGACGGCTCGCGTCGGCGCGGAGACATCCGTAG
- a CDS encoding DUF1918 domain-containing protein — translation MHATVGEHLTIQGKQVGQAPRRGEILEVRGEDGGPPYLVRFDDGHETLLFPGADCVFEHEQHAR, via the coding sequence ATGCACGCAACCGTCGGAGAACACCTCACCATCCAGGGCAAGCAGGTCGGCCAGGCGCCGCGGCGCGGCGAGATCCTCGAGGTGCGCGGCGAAGACGGCGGCCCGCCCTACCTCGTTCGGTTCGACGACGGGCACGAGACGCTGCTCTTCCCCGGCGCCGACTGCGTCTTCGAGCACGAGCAGCACGCGCGCTGA
- a CDS encoding DJ-1/PfpI family protein, with amino-acid sequence MLTNTESNEKLVVLYATNTMADWEYGYLTAGLGMAGGAIRLVAAGETAAEVDTMGGLHVRPDAALADLDPDDIAMLVLPGADTWAEGHEQVLALASRLADSGTPIAAICGGTLGLARVGLLDERRHTSNAPDFLAMADGYAGAAHYSDERAVVDGGVITAGATAPLEFAKAIFEALGAMPQPVVDAWYGLYTTGERRYFDALVGAA; translated from the coding sequence ATGCTGACAAACACCGAATCGAACGAGAAGCTCGTCGTGCTCTACGCCACGAACACCATGGCCGACTGGGAGTACGGCTACCTCACTGCCGGGCTCGGCATGGCCGGTGGCGCGATCCGCCTCGTGGCGGCGGGCGAGACCGCGGCCGAGGTCGACACGATGGGCGGGCTCCACGTGCGTCCCGATGCCGCGCTCGCCGACCTCGATCCCGATGACATCGCCATGCTCGTGCTCCCCGGCGCCGACACGTGGGCAGAGGGGCACGAGCAGGTGCTCGCGCTCGCCTCCCGTCTCGCCGACTCGGGCACCCCGATCGCGGCGATCTGCGGCGGCACCCTCGGGCTCGCCCGGGTCGGCCTGCTCGACGAGCGGCGGCACACGAGCAACGCCCCCGACTTCCTCGCCATGGCCGACGGGTACGCCGGGGCCGCGCACTACTCCGACGAGCGTGCGGTCGTCGACGGCGGAGTGATCACGGCGGGCGCCACGGCCCCGCTCGAGTTCGCCAAGGCGATCTTCGAGGCGCTCGGCGCCATGCCGCAGCCAGTGGTCGACGCCTGGTACGGCCTCTACACCACCGGTGAGCGCCGGTACTTCGATGCGCTCGTGGGTGCCGCGTGA
- a CDS encoding SGNH/GDSL hydrolase family protein, whose translation MFHSYAAIGDSFTEGVGDEMPDGSVRGWADFVAIGLAAAAREPIGYANLAIRGRKLGPIIDEQLDPAIALRPELLSFNGGGNDMLRPRMDEQVTASRFRDAIERIRAEGIHVLMLSGANPTDHLPMGKVFDARGARLTAALVDLADRPGVTFVDNFNDVGLRDIRYWSPDKLHLNALGHARVASNVLTGLGVAVPVEWGVEEVAAAPAGPKSRNTAAYYREFVLPWIGRRLTGRSSGDGRAAKRPTLAPVPDAAA comes from the coding sequence ATGTTCCACTCCTACGCGGCGATCGGCGACAGCTTCACCGAGGGCGTCGGCGACGAGATGCCCGACGGGTCGGTGCGCGGCTGGGCGGACTTCGTGGCGATCGGCCTCGCCGCCGCGGCGCGCGAGCCCATCGGGTACGCGAACCTCGCGATCCGCGGCCGCAAGCTCGGCCCGATCATCGACGAGCAGCTCGACCCGGCGATCGCCCTGCGCCCCGAACTCCTGAGCTTCAACGGCGGCGGCAACGACATGCTGCGACCCCGCATGGACGAGCAGGTCACGGCCTCGCGCTTCCGCGACGCGATCGAGCGCATCCGCGCCGAGGGCATCCACGTGCTCATGCTGAGCGGCGCGAACCCGACCGACCACCTGCCCATGGGCAAGGTGTTCGACGCGCGCGGTGCCCGCCTCACCGCGGCCCTCGTCGACCTCGCCGACCGCCCCGGTGTCACGTTCGTCGACAACTTCAATGACGTGGGCCTCCGCGACATCCGCTACTGGTCGCCCGACAAGCTGCACCTGAACGCACTCGGCCACGCGCGCGTCGCGAGCAACGTGCTGACGGGGCTGGGCGTGGCAGTGCCCGTCGAGTGGGGCGTCGAAGAGGTCGCTGCGGCGCCCGCCGGCCCCAAGAGCCGCAACACCGCCGCGTACTACCGCGAGTTCGTGCTGCCGTGGATCGGGCGGCGACTCACGGGCCGCTCCTCGGGTGACGGACGCGCGGCGAAGCGGCCGACGCTCGCGCCGGTTCCGGATGCCGCTGCCTGA
- a CDS encoding fatty acid desaturase family protein, whose product MTSQTIPTRPRPPVAAGGSPGNSDFTELARLVKLAGLMRRRYGYYWTKLIAVPVATGGAIMLFVWIGDTWWQMFTAVGFAVLFTQTAFLGHDAAHRQIFRSGKWNDWASLILGGFVGMSYGWWQHKHTRHHANPNQIGADPDIDLPVVAFTPEQAAQDRAAFFRWIIAHQGLFFFPILLLEGLSLHASSVHRVLAREHLARRPVEITFLAVRLIGYLAIVFLVLSPDKAVVFLAIQLGVFGFYMGMSFAPNHKGMPLVPAGMKLDFLRRQALMSRNIRGNRVLDFAMGGLNYQIEHHLFPSMPRPHLRRAAPLIADYLHQHDVPYTQTTLWHSYAIVFRYINRVGLGERDPFECPLLAARASI is encoded by the coding sequence ATGACCAGCCAGACGATCCCGACCCGGCCCAGACCCCCCGTCGCGGCAGGCGGTTCGCCGGGCAACAGCGACTTCACCGAGCTCGCCCGGCTCGTGAAGTTGGCCGGCCTCATGCGCCGGCGCTACGGCTACTACTGGACGAAGCTCATCGCGGTGCCCGTCGCCACCGGCGGCGCGATCATGCTCTTCGTGTGGATCGGCGACACGTGGTGGCAGATGTTCACCGCGGTCGGCTTCGCCGTGCTCTTCACGCAGACGGCGTTCCTCGGTCACGACGCCGCCCACCGCCAGATCTTCCGCTCGGGCAAGTGGAACGACTGGGCGAGCCTCATCCTCGGCGGCTTCGTCGGCATGAGCTACGGCTGGTGGCAGCACAAGCACACGCGCCACCACGCGAACCCCAACCAGATCGGCGCCGACCCCGACATCGACCTGCCGGTCGTCGCGTTCACTCCCGAGCAGGCGGCGCAGGATCGGGCGGCCTTCTTCCGCTGGATCATCGCGCACCAGGGGCTGTTCTTCTTCCCGATACTGCTGCTCGAGGGCCTCTCACTGCACGCGTCGAGCGTGCACCGGGTGCTCGCTCGCGAACACCTCGCGCGGCGCCCGGTCGAGATCACCTTCCTCGCGGTGCGCCTCATCGGGTACCTCGCGATCGTCTTCCTCGTGCTCTCGCCCGACAAGGCCGTCGTGTTCCTCGCGATCCAGCTCGGGGTGTTCGGGTTCTACATGGGCATGTCGTTCGCCCCGAACCACAAGGGGATGCCGCTCGTTCCGGCGGGCATGAAGCTCGACTTCCTGCGCCGCCAGGCGCTCATGAGCCGCAACATCCGCGGCAACCGCGTGCTCGACTTCGCGATGGGCGGGTTGAACTACCAGATCGAGCACCACCTGTTCCCGTCGATGCCCCGGCCGCACCTGCGACGGGCCGCACCGCTCATCGCCGACTACCTGCACCAGCACGACGTGCCCTACACGCAGACCACCCTGTGGCATTCGTACGCGATCGTGTTCCGATACATCAACCGCGTCGGCCTCGGCGAGCGCGACCCGTTCGAGTGCCCCCTCCTGGCGGCGAGAGCGAGCATCTGA
- a CDS encoding MarR family winged helix-turn-helix transcriptional regulator translates to MTTRRSAAGDALTALVLPVFELNGEFLEAARDIAGPEGLTPAEWQVLGATLDEGLPVAEIARRVGLGLARQSVQRTADLLVERGWAEYDENPRHRRAKLLRPTAGGRAAVERLGAAQRAWADAVGAAVGAAELQAAVATLLRVVDASRQVRGLAG, encoded by the coding sequence GTGACCACCCGGCGCAGTGCGGCGGGCGATGCGCTCACCGCACTCGTGCTGCCGGTGTTCGAGCTCAATGGCGAGTTCCTCGAGGCCGCTCGCGACATCGCGGGGCCCGAGGGTCTCACGCCGGCGGAGTGGCAGGTGCTCGGCGCGACCCTCGACGAGGGCCTTCCCGTCGCCGAGATCGCGCGACGGGTCGGCCTCGGGCTCGCCAGGCAGAGCGTGCAGCGCACCGCCGACCTCCTCGTCGAGCGCGGGTGGGCCGAGTACGACGAGAACCCGCGGCACCGTCGCGCGAAACTGCTGCGGCCCACGGCTGGCGGGCGGGCGGCCGTCGAGCGCCTGGGTGCGGCCCAGCGCGCATGGGCCGACGCCGTGGGCGCGGCGGTGGGCGCGGCGGAGCTGCAGGCGGCCGTCGCGACACTGCTTCGCGTCGTCGACGCCTCGCGGCAGGTGCGAGGCCTCGCCGGCTGA